cattcatttccttttttatcacGTGTTCAAGCAAACCGGTGCTGGAGACGGCGGGCTTACCGATAGGTTGTGCTGAATAATTCATTACGTACGCCTTATCAGGTCGTGCTCTGTCGGAAGTCGTGGCACGACTTTCAATATAATGTCTTTGTTATACCCATGTCGATAATTCGATGGTAGTGGTGTTTGATATTCATTCCAAGTTAGGCTGAGCCAGCTATTAAGCTTCTCATATAGCCGTTATACTTGTTTTTGTTATCATGGCGACAGTTATCGAAGAATTTCGCCTTTACGAAGAGTTCTTATGTTATTTGCAGTACTACGGTAGGTCCAAGTAAGCTTTTCATAAGTTGCATTTACCGCACTCCATCCACCGGCTCTGTGCCAATGAAGGTAGACTGTTTTCTGTAACAACACCCTAACTGCATTTGTAAAATTGTATGCAGCGGACTTTGCATCTTTACTGAGGTTCAACCTGCGCTGTTAAGCCCATTTTAAAAGTTGTAGTCGGAACTGTCCGTGGATTTGTGACTTTGCTGACTCTACAGCGGTAGTACTCTATAGAGTTTTAACGCAGCATTATCCGGGTtcttcgatgttttttttgaaatgtgtcTATAAAATATGTCTGTTTGGACATAAATTTATGTTAATGTTTATGTGAGTGTTTTGAGTGGAGTTATTTGCACGAGTTAATGACGTTGTTGTACAACTGATTGTTGTGAAAGATGACACTTGGATGTAATATAAGTGTTAAAAATTAGGGGTTAATTACAACAGGAACGGAACTTGTTTACACTGCAGTCTACTACTTAGAATGATAACGTTGGACTACTGGAGGGTTAGGGCGCGCGTATAAGCTATGACTGCTGCATTCTCGCAGTGGCCGTGCTTTTATCAAATGTAAGAATGTGCGTCATGAAGCATGTAGGAGTTATATCTTGCGTGTGGCGGAAGTTATCCATAATGTTGTaaaaggtgctgttgtccagcacaCTCCCAAAACTTAACCCAAATAGGCTAATTACTCATCTTTCtatagtatggtcaaaacgacactaagtacgttgcagttgcgtgagcgtcTGCACTCTAAGTGGTGGgcagagcgtagcggttataATCTAGGGGAACTCTGTGTGACAAcattcctcgctgtagttcgcgaagGTCTCTACTCGATCCCAATAACTATCTCCACTGCTTTGGTTCCAGCGCAGCCATTCACACAGCTGAaccgttcttcatgtcgttttgaccttactataacaagtttaattttctttaagcTGAACTGCAGGGCATTTTCGACTTGGAGTACTTTGGTCACTCGGTGGTTCTTCCGAGACGCCAAGTCTTGCTGGCTCTGAAATAGTGACGGATGGACTGGTTCTGTGCGAACTACTGCTGTTGATTGAGAAGGTGGGACAAAgttgtgttcaaggacggacCGTCTCGGCGATGACACAGGTAACCGCGTCAAGCGATAATACGAGCCCGCCGACTCAAGTAGGAAGGTGCTTTGCATCAGAAAACTAGCTAGATCGCATCAAGAAACATCCCACTACGAAATTTATCGTTTAGGTCATTACACCTAAATAGTGgttttcgatatatattccgctgggtcgcgaaggcgggacttcttcttgttcttctccTCCAGTGTTACTACGAGAGTTCTTTGCTGCCATTTCAATCCTTAGATACTCAGAtcagatggcccgtcttcattTTACAAGCGGGCCCCGGCATCTTTTCCACTTGCTTCGTACCGTCGCCATTGTCATCGAGGATCTTCTCAAGTTTGGttagtgacgttgacgaggtccttgaaccgctcagctgagctctcagccgGTACATCCGTGTAACGATCATGTCACCcaatctcgttggcggtctccctcgagggcgtttagtaTCTcgtgggatccactctagcgttctttcagtccatctatcgtcgattcttctcataatgtgactggaccatctatgctttgctttcactatatattccgctgggtcgcgaagacgggacattcttCTTGAGTCGGAGTTGCggagaccggctagg
The Necator americanus strain Aroian chromosome I, whole genome shotgun sequence genome window above contains:
- a CDS encoding hypothetical protein (NECATOR_CHRI.G2576.T1); translation: MRPAWAAFLPLRIGTDKLTDQDLRLYLFDSIVVPMLCFAAETWANTAATSRKLFITHRALGRYFLKFNRRTQHLAGLRNSDSRRMSRLRDPAEYIVKAKHRWSSHIMRRIDDRWTERTLEWIPRDTKRPRGRPPTRLGDMIVTRMYRLRAQLSGSRTSSTSLTKLEKILDDNGDGTKQVEKMPGPACKMKTGHLI
- a CDS encoding hypothetical protein (NECATOR_CHRI.G2576.T2) codes for the protein MRLEGRLNRRMRPAWAAFLPLRIGTDKLTDQDLRLYLFDSIVVPMLCFAAETWANTAATSRKLFITHRALGRYFLKFNRRTQHLAGLRNSDSRRMSRLRDPAEYIVKAKHRWSSHIMRRIDDRWTERTLEWIPRDTKRPRGRPPTRLGDMIVTRMYRLRAQLSGSRTSSTSLTKLEKILDDNGDGTKQVEKMPGPACKMKTGHLI